The stretch of DNA TTCCTATTACCAGCTACTTTTTGTGCTGAATTAGAAGGTATGATGGCTAAATTCTGGTGGGgacaaaaaggaaatgagaggAAAGTGCATTGGCTGAGCTAGAATAAGTTGTGTCATGCAAAGAATTGTGGAGGTTTGGGATTTAAAGATTTAAGAACTTTTAACCTTGCTCTTCTTGCAAAACAGGGGTGGAGGTTGTCTCAAAATGAAGAGTCTCTTttgcataaattatttaaagcAAAGTACTTTCCTCATACCAGTTTTATGAAAGCTGGGTTGGGTAGAAACCCCTCTTTTACTTGGAGGGGGATTTGGGAGGCCCGAAAATGGTTAGAAGCGGGGTGTAGGTGGCGGATAGGGAATGGAAGGACTGTTCACATATGGCAAGATCAGTGGATTCCGGGGCATATTTCTTTAGTGGCAGAAGGGGTTAGGGGATGTGAGGGATTAAACCCGCCTTTGGTTGATTCCTTATTTGTTGATAATGTTAGAATGTGGGATATTCAAAAGTTaagatctctcttcaatccaagttTAGTCTCCGATATCCTAAAAATTCCTCTATGTTCTGATAATGTGGAAGATAGGAGGGTTTGGGCTCATGAACGAAATGGGGAATTTAGTGTGCGTAGCTGCTATAGATTTATCTCCTCCCAGGCTGGCCCTCAAATTGCCGAATCTTCCAACATGCAAGCACAGCAGAAATTCTGGAAGCATTTGTGGAAGATGAAAGTGCCTAACAAGCTAAAAATTTttgcatggcatgcatgcaAAGATAGCCTACCAACTGCAGTGAATTTAGTAAAGAGAAAGGTCATACCGAATGCAACTTGCAGGATGTGTTTATCAGAAGAGGAAAATATTGCTCATGCCATTTTTCATTGTGGGGCTGTGCAAGACTTATGGAGGTATTATCTCCCTGAGTTAATAAGGGATAAGCAGATGTCTTTGGTGGATTTGGCCATGCAACTTTGTGAAAGAAATATGGCTGGAAAAATGTGCACGTTTTTTGCTTTGGCGTGGGGATTATGGTACCGCAGGAATAAATTTGTGAATGATCAGATTCTGTTAGGGACTGCCAGTGTTGCTGAGAGTGTTCATGTCCTGTTGAGAAGCCATGCTCAAGTCAGTATAAAGATAAGAAGTGAGATCCTGAAGTTTTACAAGTGGAATCCACCTTCGGCTGGAAGTCTGAAACTCAATGTGGATGCTGCTACTTTTCCTGGGTGGGATAAAGCTGGAGTAGGGGCTGTGCTGCGAGATGAGAAAGGCAGAATTTTGATGGCCTTTAGCCGTGCAGAAATTCTTTTGAAAGGATCCGAAAGTTTAGAGCTTCTAGCCATATTTAGAGGAATGCAACAATGTGTTACGATGGGTGTTTCCCATCTGGTTGTGGAAAGTGACAGCTTACTAAGTATTGACGCCCTAAATGATGATAGCATGACAAATTCTTTGTTGGGAGTGATTTATTACGAGATAAAGAAGCTGGCCAGTTgctttgttttatgtttattttctcATGTATACCGGGAAGGCAACAGGGTAGCTCATAAATTAGCTAGAAATGCTTGTAAGGTTGATAGTATGGAGGTTTGGTGGAATAGTATTCCAGACTGTATTTCTCAAACTGTATGGTTTGATGAGTGTCTGTAATCATTTGTTTCCAAT from Juglans regia cultivar Chandler chromosome 4, Walnut 2.0, whole genome shotgun sequence encodes:
- the LOC118348173 gene encoding uncharacterized protein LOC118348173; translation: MKAGLGRNPSFTWRGIWEARKWLEAGCRWRIGNGRTVHIWQDQWIPGHISLVAEGVRGCEGLNPPLVDSLFVDNVRMWDIQKLRSLFNPSLVSDILKIPLCSDNVEDRRVWAHERNGEFSVRSCYRFISSQAGPQIAESSNMQAQQKFWKHLWKMKVPNKLKIFAWHACKDSLPTAVNLVKRKVIPNATCRMCLSEEENIAHAIFHCGAVQDLWRYYLPELIRDKQMSLVDLAMQLCERNMAGKMCTFFALAWGLWYRRNKFVNDQILLGTASVAESVHVLLRSHAQVSIKIRSEILKFYKWNPPSAGSLKLNVDAATFPGWDKAGVGAVLRDEKGRILMAFSRAEILLKGSESLELLAIFRGMQQCVTMGVSHLVVESDSLLSIDALNDDSMTNSLLGVIYYEIKKLASCFVLCLFSHVYREGNRVAHKLARNACKVDSMEVWWNSIPDCISQTVWFDECL